One Serinus canaria isolate serCan28SL12 chromosome Z, serCan2020, whole genome shotgun sequence DNA window includes the following coding sequences:
- the DIRAS2 gene encoding GTP-binding protein Di-Ras2, protein MPEQSNDYRVVVFGAGGVGKSSLVLRFVKGTFRESYIPTIEDTYRQVISCDKSICTLQITDTTGSHQFPAMQRLSISKGHAFILVYSITSRQSLEELKPIYEQICQIKGDIESIPIMLVGNKNDENQNREVESSEGEAMAKKWKCAFMETSAKTNHNVKELFQELLNLEKRRTVSLQIDGKKSKQQKRKEKLKGKCVVM, encoded by the coding sequence atGCCTGAGCAAAGTAATGATTATAGGGTAGTTGTGTTTGGAGCTGGAGGAGTGGGAAAAAGTTCTTTGGTTTTGAGATTTGTGAAGGGCACTTTCAGAGAGAGCTACATCCCTACCATTGAAGACACCTATCGGCAGGTGATCAGCTGTGATAAGAGCATATGCACTTTGCAGATAACTGACACTACAGGGAGCCATCAGTTTCCAGCCATGCAACGTCTCTCTATTTCTAAAGgacatgcttttattttggtttacTCTATCACCAGCCGACAGTCCTTGGAGGAGCTCAAGCCAATCTACGAGCAAATATGTCAGATTAAAGGAGACATAGAAAGCATTCCAATAATGCTGGTGGGGAACAAAAATGATGAGAACCAAAATCGAGAGGTAGAAAGCAGTGAAGGAGAAGCCATGGCTAAGAAATGGAAATGTGCCTTCATGGAGACCTCTGCCAAGACGAACCACAATGTGAAAGAGTTATTCCAAGAATTGCTAAACCTGGAGAAACGCAGGACTGTGAGTTTGCAAATTGATGGCAAAAAAAGCaagcaacagaaaaggaaggagaagctgaaaggaaaatgtgtggTGATGTGA